The DNA segment TTCATGCTGCTTGCCCCTCACTCGAGCTGGAGAGGAGCGTCATTAACGTCTTGGGCTATCCATCAGTGAGGCTTTGCCTCCTTTTGTAATTACAAGAGATTGCAAACTGATTACACAAATTTTAGGATTCGTCGTATGCTTCTTTGAGAAGCTTCTTAGCTAACTCCTCCGGAATTTTAGCAGTAACCTTATAATTCTCGTGAAGAACGTGGATTTCCATATTTGTAGATCTCTCTCCTTGAAGATCAAATGTTAAATATTGCACAGTGCTGAAAGATTCGCCTTGTTCTCTTCCTGCCTCTGGTTCTCCTTGAATAAGTTTAGATCCTATTTTCAGAAAAACAGAATTATATACTTTATTTAAAGTTTTATAGACATTAATTAAGTCATTCATAGAATATGCATAAATGTAAAGAGTAGCTTTTATTTTTCCATTTCCGGGAAGTAAACTAGAATAAATTCTTATTACTTCCTCTATATCATTTTCTTTTTCCAACCTATCAAGATAAATCATTTCCTGAATTTGATGTAGTACAGTATCCTTATTTTCAAAGAGTAATGATAATCTATCTCCTAGTTCTACTCTTCTACTCTTTTTTATTTCAGATATTTTCCTTATCTCATTCATTCTAATTTTCTCGTATTCTCTCCATGGTAACACGTCTTTAATCGTAATGCTAACCAATACTTAACGCCTCCTTTAAAACTTGAATAGGATGAAGGGGCCTTTTGCCAGAAGCCTTGAAGATTTGCAAACCTGCTAATGGACACTCAGTGACAAAAACTTCTGCCTTGCTTTGAGAAAAAACCTCCATCATCTTTTTCCCTATAATCTTAGCTTTATCATAATTCCTTAACCCCCAGCCTCCATCAATTCCAGAACATCCTTTATCAGCTATTTCCACTTTAGCTCCCAAAGATCTCATAATTGCTACTCCCGGTAAGCCAATTTTCAAGTACTTAAGATGGCAAGGGGTATGATAAAGCACTGTTTTATTAAAACTTCTTGGAAGTTTAATTTTTCCTTCCCTATTTAATTTTAAAAGGTATTCCATAGCATCGTAGACCTTAATCTCCTTATTTATTACGTTCTTATATTCCTCAATCATCAATGAACATGTAGGTATTGGAGAAACTACGTCATAACCTTGCTTAATAAAATTCTCAAGTATAGATGAATTAAACTCTGCTACTTTCTTTAGCATCTTAGCGTCACCAACGTCCAGCATCGGAGCACCGCAACAAAGGAAGTTAGCTAGCTTTACTTCAATTCCTAACTTATTGTAAACTTCTATAACGTCTTGACCTAAATCTGGATAAAAATTCTCAATTAGACAAGTGTGGAAAAGTATAACTTTAGCTACCGGATTCTCTATCTTCCCAACCCTAGGTTTAAAGCCCTTATCTGACATCTGTGGCATTGGAGCGTCTTCTTTTATTCCTAGAAATCCTTTAGTATATGGATAAATTTTACTTACAATTTTCTTAAACGGAACATTTACAGCCTCAAATAAATAGTCTCTTAATGATAATCCAGTCTTTTGCTTATAATATAACCAAGCCCAATCCATTAAATGAGCAAAGTCCATGTTGAATTCGTGAGGAGGTGTGTAAGGACAATTATTATAGCACATCTTACAGTGAAAACAGTCCGGTACTATGGAGAATAAATCCTCTAAGGTCAACTCTTTCGGGCCTTTCTTATCTGTAATAGAAAACAGCTTAGGGAAAACGAAACAATAATTAAAGCATAATCTACATCCATGACATACGGAAGCTTGCCTTACAAATTCCGACTTAAGTTTGGAAGAATCAAAAAATGAAGTATCTTCAGGATCTAATGAATACATTACTGCTTACCTTGTAGTAGAGCTAATAGTTGCTTATATCTTTCAGCATGACTTTTCTCTGCTCTGGCTAAAGTTTCAAACCATTCTGCAATTTCTTCAAAACCTTCTTCCCTTGCTTGTTTTGCAAAACCAGGATACATTTGAGTAAATTCGTAAGTTTCTCCAGCTATGGCAGATTGTATCATATCTTCAAGAGTCTTTATCGGCTTATCGGTTGCAGGATCAGTTAAGCCTCCTTGTCTTATGAAATCTAAATGTCCAAAAGCGTGAGCAGTTTCTCCTTCAGCTATACTCCTAAAAACTGCAGCAATATCTGGATATCCTTCTTCATCAGCCTTCTTTGCAAAATATAAGTAACGTCTATTTGCCATTGATTCACCTATAAAGCCTGTCTTTAAATTTTCGGCAGTTTTAGTTCCTTTTAAGTTCATTTTATCACTAAAATAATTTAGTATTAAATGTTTAAAAGCTTTTCTTAAATAAGTTTTTCTTCAAATTAAGAATAGTTTCAATCTAAAAGGTCCGTAGAGACATGAAAGGTATCTAAGAAATATCCAAATACAATAAAAAGAAACTTAAGAAATTAGAGAGTTAGTATAAAATATTTATTTATGCAATAAAAATGATTTAGTGGTTTTTATATAAGAAAATAAAAACGCTTACGGTGGTTTAACGTCTATTGCAGCAACTGGACAAACGTTTACGCAGGCCATACAGAATATGCAAGCTTGTTCGTTTATTGGATCAGCCTTCTTTTCTGATGCAGGATGTCCTGGAGTGTCATACCATTGGAATACGTTTACTGGGCAAGCAGTTATACAAGAGCCGTCGGCAATGCATAAGTCGAAGTCTACTCCAACTATTGTTCCATGTATTCCTAAAACTTTAGGTGGATCTACTGGACCATAAACCTTGTGGCCTTGATGTTCACCTACTACTTGTCTGGACGTACGATAGTTCGGATCTATTCCCAACTATTTCACCGAGAAATAGATTAGATTAGCTATAAAAAGAATGTTACCCCGAAAATTTTCGTGAAATATCCATTAGAGAGAAAAACTATTAAAAAATAAATACTTTCAATCAAAAAAAGGTTATACTTTAGCTTGTTCTCTCCTTTCTTCTTCAACAATATTTACAGTCTTTCCAGCTATTCTATAAGTCTCTGGTCTTTTTACTCTTATCCAGGCCGTGTATATTATAGAGAATATTAGCACGGAAGCTCCCGTTATAACTGCTTGAGTTACTGGGAATTCTGGTGGCCATATTGACTTGTAAAGTACGAAAGCAAAGATTATTGTTGCTATTGCTGGTAAAATGTAATGCAAGAATGGGTGAATTATTCTATTTATTCCATAATGTCTTTCTTTTAGCCTTGCAAATAACACCATAACTGCAGTGTTATTTATGAAGTGAGCTACCATAAACCCTACAAGTGCTATAGTTGTTAGATAATCGAACGTTTCACTAAGTGCACAGAATACTGGCTTAGATGTAGCCGGGCAATATATAAGCTGTGATGGAGAAGTTCCAGCGAAGTACCCTACTATAAACCCTGATGCTAAGGCTAATATACTAGCGGAAATTCCTACAAAGAGCAAAGACTTAGTCGGAGTAACCCACTTAGGATGTACATATGAGAAGAACTTTGGTAATATGCCATCTCTGCCCATAGCAAAGTACACTCTTCCAGCATTTGACTGCATAGCTACGCTGTCTGAGAATGCTGAATTAAATGCAAATAATGCTAATAAAAGACCCCCAGCGATACCTAGATATTCCGTATAAACTACTATTCCTGGAATTCCGCAGCAAGCAAATGAAACCATATTATTAATTCCCCATCCTACTGTCAAAGCGTAAGCGACTTCAGTTAAAACGACACCTACTACGAATACTCCTAGCATTAATGCCTTAGTTATTGCTCTGCTGCTTTTTGCCTCTTCTCCTAATGGAGCTGAGCCTCCATAGCCGATAAAGCTTGTTAAACCGAATATCATTCCTAATCCTAAACCTGTCAGAGGTCCTCCCATTGTATTCCAGTGAGAACCATATACTGAATTCCAGGCAAATGGATTAAACACGTTTATTGTATTGTCTGGAGCCTTCAATATTATTATTAGCGAGGTTATTGCAAGGAAGGCTACCTCAGTTAATGCTGCATATCTAATGTATTTCATTTGCGGTCTAATTCCTATCATAGCTAGGAATATTGGGAAGAGAATGAAGAAAGTTATGAAAGCTATCCATACCCATCCTGGTAAAGTTATACCCCAGAAATAATGTAATACGCCAGGCAATACAATTCCTGCTACATAAACTGGTATTGCTGCAGTGCTAGCTATTTGATAAACTGGATACATTAATCCCGTTATTATTGCTGGAAATGAACCAAAAGCTGTAGCAACGTAACCGTAATAGCCTCCAGCACTTGCATGCCTCTTGGAAAGATGATAAAGAGTGTTAACTTCAATGAACATAGTAATCATTGCTAATAGAAAAGCTAGAGGTGTTAGAACGAAAGCGAAAGCTGCTGCGGAAGTAATGAAAGCTACCGTGTCACAGGCAGGTGCCATTGCAGCTATCTCTTGAGCTATCGCCTCTAAAGTTCCGACTACTCCTTTTTTAAGCCTAGGAACATTTGCGCTCATTTGGGGAACCCTAAAAAATTAGGGTTAGCCTAAATTATTTAAAGTTAACTCTATTAAGAATTTGGTTAGGTTACCTTAATTAACATTCAAACAATTTTGTACAAAAAGTATTATCAGGAAAAATAATTCGTCTTACCTAAAATTTATCTATTTGTGTACTTAACTCTATTCTACAACAAGCTATTAAACTGCATATCTCTTTTTTATCTCCATCTTCCTTTATTTTGCACTCAAAGATACCGTAGTTTGTGGGACAAAATGATGTCTCCTTTACAGTAAAATATTTTTTCATAATAAAACTTACGAAAATTATCTAATAAAATTATCTTTCTAAATATGAGAAAGAATTTTAAGTTTTTATATAAATATTCTTAGAACAATCCAAGCTTATAAAAGAAAATACAAAGTTTTAAGCAAATGAAAATTCCCATAAATGAGTTAAAGGAAATCATTATTCATATACTAGATAAGCGAGGAGTTGAAGACTCGAGTGTAATAGCTGAACATTTTATAGAGGCTGAATTAAGGGGGCATTCTTCTCACGGTGTACAAAGAGTAATTCCTCTAGTTAAAGGTATAGAATTAGGAACTATAGAAAGGAAGTTAAATTACAAAATATTGAAATCTACTTCTTCTTCTCTACTGATAGATGCTAGAAGGAGTATTGGGATTGTGCTGTGGAATAAAATAATTAACGAACTGGAGTTTAAAGAACCTATAAGTATCGTGGCCGTAAGGAATGCTTCTCACATAGGTTTCCTTGGTTATTATACTAGAAAATTAGCTGAAAAAGGTTATTCAGCAATAATGTTTGGAAACGCAGAGCCAGCGGTAGTTTTTCCTGGGAAAGCTGAAAAGCTACTTTCAACAACTCCTTTAAGTATATCAATTCCTTCTAACCCACCAGTTGTCTTAGACATGGCCTTATCCCTAACTGCAAGAGGTAAAATAATAGAGGCACAAAGAAAAGGAGAAAAAATTCCTTATGGAGTCGCAGTAAATGAGAGAGGAGAAATAACAACTGACCCTACAGAGGCTTTAAAAGGAGGTTTACTACCTTTAGGTGGAGTAAAAGGATTCTATTTAATGTTAACGCTAGAACTCCTTACCTCATTCTTAACAGGAAGTGCTGTAGGTCCTGAGGTTAAAGGAGTATTAAATACTGAAAATCCTCCAAATAAGGGCGAAGTACTAATAGTTATTAACCCTAAATTTACTGAGGAGGAAAATCACGGAATAGAATTGATGAGAAAAATTCTGGGTTCATTGCCCGGCGATAGAGGTGATAAATTATTAAAAAGTAGCGGAAATGAAATTAACATTGATGAAAAATTATTTAATACTCTTAATGAAATGGCTAAGAAGAATCCTTATTTTTAATTTCTCTTTGTTTAATGAAAAATAAGGAGAAGAAAACTAGAACTACAATAGTTAATACTAGAAAAGATAATCTTATCCCTATTAAGCTTACAATTCCTCCCATTATTATTGGAACTATTCCACCTAAGCCCATGAGTATTCCAGTAAAGTAACTATTTGCTGCACTTCTTTCTTCATCTTTAAAGTTCCTCCTAATGATTACCAATGAAGACGGATAAGTCAAACCGTGAGGTATGCCTAAAATAAGTAGGGAAATAATATAAAGAATAACGTTGAAAGAGATGAAAGCTAGAAACAGTCCTATAACACTGAGAGCTACGTTTAAGAGTATTATCCTAAATACGTTACGTGGAGCTCTTAAGGTGAATAAGACCCTACCTATAAACGATGTTAAAAAATAGAGAGTAAACAAAAACGTCGCCATAGAATAGCTGGCATTAAAATATTCTATAGCGTATATTCCGCCAAAAACTTCTATAAATGCAAAAGGAATATCGTACATCAAATTGTTAAAGAACGGAGCGAGGAATCTAGGAGAGAATAAAATTTCTCTAGCCTTAGCACTTATTTCTCTCCTTTCATGAGATTCTGGGTATCTAACCTTTAATGAAATAAATAAAACTAGAAAAGCTAAAAAGGAAAAGAATAGAAATGCTTCCCTTAAACTAAATCTTTGAAGTATTAAAGATTCTAGCCCTGGGCTTATTATTAAGGAAAGACTTAACGCCGTAGTATATAATGCTAACATTCTCTCGCTCATTTTTCTATCGTCTAATGATCCTGATAACGTAATAATATTAGGAAACAGAATTCCCAATGAAAACCCTGCTATAAAAGATAAGATAAAGACTAAAATACAGTTAGCAACGAAAAATAATGGAAAAACTACTGCATAAGTAGCTGAGGATATTAAAAATAATTCTCTCCTCCTTAAGTTATCTAACCTTGAGTTAACAAAAAAGCTTGAAATAAAAGATGATATTGAAAGAATTGATGAAAGTACTCCAATTAAAACTGAGGAGAAATGAAAGATATAAGCGGAAATTAGCGGAATAGTTGTAATTAACATATTGTTTGAGGCCCTAATAGCAAAAGTTAGAGTAAAAATCACTGTAGCTAGGTATATAAATTCATTTTTGGGCATTGCTTGCTTTCTCCTTTAAAGATACTTCTTCTATGACTATCTGGAAGAATTTTATAATGTTACCTTCAGATCTTGATAGAATGTCATTTATTAAATTCTTATACGCTTGTCTAACGTTCTCAAGTTCTTCAAACCCTTTTTGAGTTATTTTAACTAAAACAACTCTCCTATCTTTTTCATCTCTACTTCTGGTTATCATTCCTTCACTTTCTAATCTATCAAGAATTTCAACCATTGTTGATTTATTCACTCCTACAAATTCTGCCAAGCTACTAACGTTCTTTTCTCCACTCTTTAAAAAATACAGAGTGGAAACTTCAGTATAGGAAAGCCCTCTCTTTTCAGCTTCCTTTTGTAATAGCTCTCTCAGCTTTCTGTTCCCCTTGAGTATTATTTCCCAATCTTCCAACTCTACCACTCTCTCTAAATGCGGAAATTAATGCTGACATGAAAAGTAATCCGGCGGAAATATAAAGTGTTAACCTTAGTGAACTCATAAACGAAGGGGCAATAGTCTCCACGAAGAATTGGGGATTATCAATCTTTACTGCTATCGAATGCTGAAGAGACGAGGAAAATGCTGATAAAGGATCATAACCTAATAGTACAGAGAATATTACAACCGAGGCAGGGATATTTGCGTTAACGTGAATTCCATATGAGGATAATGCAGAAGATATTGAGGAATCCAAACTTCCTGTCATTGCTGAAATTAATATGCTAAAGTAAAATACTACGCTGAAAGCTGAGGCAGTATTTTGAAGAGCTGCCCTCATTCCGGATGCAGAACCTCTTTTATTAATGGGTACTGAAGCCATCATATCTGCAGTGTTAGGGGCAGTAAATAATCCCATCCCTGCACCTTGAATAAAAGTTATTGCAAAGAATTCGTATAAGTTAAAATTGTAAGGTAATAATGTCAGTAAGAGGAAACCTATACCGCTAATTGTTAAACCAATGCTTGTAAGTATTTTTCCTCCATATTTATCTGAGAGTATTCCACTAATTGGACCAAACACTGCAAATCCTAAAACATTAGGTATTAAATAGATTCCAGCCCAAAACGGAGTGTCGCAGTAAGGCACTCCATGTAAAGGCAACCAAATACCTTGTAATAAGACTAGGAGCATTAATAGAATTCCTTGTCTAGCCAATGATGCTATCATGTTAGCAGTATTAGAAGTAGAGAAATCTTTATTCTTAAACAAGGAAAGGTCAAACATAGGATCTTTAACTTTTCTCTCCACAAAGACAAAAGAACTTATTAGCCCAATTGAAACCACTATTCCAGCAATAACCCAAGGATTGCCCCAGCCTAGAGGTTGATTATTATAAGGTAAAAGTCCGTAAGTCACTGAAATTAGAAGAATCGTAATACCTAGTGCAAATAATGTATTTCCAACTACGTCTATTGATCTTCTTATAGGTTTTTGAACATCCTTAAGAGTTAATGCTGACCAAATAGTTCCTATAATTCCTACAACGGCGCTGAAAACGAAGATGTACCTCCAATTATAAATTGATAAAACACCGCCTATTATTAGACCTGCTACTCCTCCAATTAATCCTGCAACTTGATTTAATCCTAAAGCCTTTCCTAGCTCATTCCTATCAAAGTAGTCAGTAAGCACAGCAGTACTGTTTACCATTAATAATCCACCTCCTACTCCCTGCAGTAATCTAAAGATTATCATTTCCAGTACTCCTAAATTGCCAGTAGAAGTAATAGACGCCAATAGCGCGGAAGCTATTGCGAATATTAGAAAACCTATTGTATAAAACCTTGCTCTACCTTTTAAGTCAGAAATTCTTCCAAAGGTAACTACTAGCGACGCAGTAACAACCATATAACCCAAGATAACCCAAATTAAGTATCCTAAAGAGTCCGGACTTGTTGGATTAAAGTTCAAGCCTTTAAATATAGCAGGTAAGGCGATTATTATCATATTATAATTGGCAAAAGCCATGAAAATTCCTATGCTCGTAT comes from the Acidianus infernus genome and includes:
- a CDS encoding DUF3501 family protein, which encodes MVSITIKDVLPWREYEKIRMNEIRKISEIKKSRRVELGDRLSLLFENKDTVLHQIQEMIYLDRLEKENDIEEVIRIYSSLLPGNGKIKATLYIYAYSMNDLINVYKTLNKVYNSVFLKIGSKLIQGEPEAGREQGESFSTVQYLTFDLQGERSTNMEIHVLHENYKVTAKIPEELAKKLLKEAYDES
- a CDS encoding heterodisulfide reductase-related iron-sulfur binding cluster, with protein sequence MYSLDPEDTSFFDSSKLKSEFVRQASVCHGCRLCFNYCFVFPKLFSITDKKGPKELTLEDLFSIVPDCFHCKMCYNNCPYTPPHEFNMDFAHLMDWAWLYYKQKTGLSLRDYLFEAVNVPFKKIVSKIYPYTKGFLGIKEDAPMPQMSDKGFKPRVGKIENPVAKVILFHTCLIENFYPDLGQDVIEVYNKLGIEVKLANFLCCGAPMLDVGDAKMLKKVAEFNSSILENFIKQGYDVVSPIPTCSLMIEEYKNVINKEIKVYDAMEYLLKLNREGKIKLPRSFNKTVLYHTPCHLKYLKIGLPGVAIMRSLGAKVEIADKGCSGIDGGWGLRNYDKAKIIGKKMMEVFSQSKAEVFVTECPLAGLQIFKASGKRPLHPIQVLKEALSIG
- a CDS encoding rubrerythrin family protein — encoded protein: MNLKGTKTAENLKTGFIGESMANRRYLYFAKKADEEGYPDIAAVFRSIAEGETAHAFGHLDFIRQGGLTDPATDKPIKTLEDMIQSAIAGETYEFTQMYPGFAKQAREEGFEEIAEWFETLARAEKSHAERYKQLLALLQGKQ
- the zfx1 gene encoding zinc-containing ferredoxin Zfx1, whose protein sequence is MGIDPNYRTSRQVVGEHQGHKVYGPVDPPKVLGIHGTIVGVDFDLCIADGSCITACPVNVFQWYDTPGHPASEKKADPINEQACIFCMACVNVCPVAAIDVKPP
- a CDS encoding APC family permease — protein: MSANVPRLKKGVVGTLEAIAQEIAAMAPACDTVAFITSAAAFAFVLTPLAFLLAMITMFIEVNTLYHLSKRHASAGGYYGYVATAFGSFPAIITGLMYPVYQIASTAAIPVYVAGIVLPGVLHYFWGITLPGWVWIAFITFFILFPIFLAMIGIRPQMKYIRYAALTEVAFLAITSLIIILKAPDNTINVFNPFAWNSVYGSHWNTMGGPLTGLGLGMIFGLTSFIGYGGSAPLGEEAKSSRAITKALMLGVFVVGVVLTEVAYALTVGWGINNMVSFACCGIPGIVVYTEYLGIAGGLLLALFAFNSAFSDSVAMQSNAGRVYFAMGRDGILPKFFSYVHPKWVTPTKSLLFVGISASILALASGFIVGYFAGTSPSQLIYCPATSKPVFCALSETFDYLTTIALVGFMVAHFINNTAVMVLFARLKERHYGINRIIHPFLHYILPAIATIIFAFVLYKSIWPPEFPVTQAVITGASVLIFSIIYTAWIRVKRPETYRIAGKTVNIVEEERREQAKV
- a CDS encoding Ldh family oxidoreductase, which produces MKIPINELKEIIIHILDKRGVEDSSVIAEHFIEAELRGHSSHGVQRVIPLVKGIELGTIERKLNYKILKSTSSSLLIDARRSIGIVLWNKIINELEFKEPISIVAVRNASHIGFLGYYTRKLAEKGYSAIMFGNAEPAVVFPGKAEKLLSTTPLSISIPSNPPVVLDMALSLTARGKIIEAQRKGEKIPYGVAVNERGEITTDPTEALKGGLLPLGGVKGFYLMLTLELLTSFLTGSAVGPEVKGVLNTENPPNKGEVLIVINPKFTEEENHGIELMRKILGSLPGDRGDKLLKSSGNEINIDEKLFNTLNEMAKKNPYF
- a CDS encoding MFS transporter; this translates as MPKNEFIYLATVIFTLTFAIRASNNMLITTIPLISAYIFHFSSVLIGVLSSILSISSFISSFFVNSRLDNLRRRELFLISSATYAVVFPLFFVANCILVFILSFIAGFSLGILFPNIITLSGSLDDRKMSERMLALYTTALSLSLIISPGLESLILQRFSLREAFLFFSFLAFLVLFISLKVRYPESHERREISAKAREILFSPRFLAPFFNNLMYDIPFAFIEVFGGIYAIEYFNASYSMATFLFTLYFLTSFIGRVLFTLRAPRNVFRIILLNVALSVIGLFLAFISFNVILYIISLLILGIPHGLTYPSSLVIIRRNFKDEERSAANSYFTGILMGLGGIVPIIMGGIVSLIGIRLSFLVLTIVVLVFFSLFFIKQREIKNKDSS
- a CDS encoding MarR family winged helix-turn-helix transcriptional regulator, yielding MEDWEIILKGNRKLRELLQKEAEKRGLSYTEVSTLYFLKSGEKNVSSLAEFVGVNKSTMVEILDRLESEGMITRSRDEKDRRVVLVKITQKGFEELENVRQAYKNLINDILSRSEGNIIKFFQIVIEEVSLKEKASNAQK
- a CDS encoding MFS transporter — protein: MERKKILALTNTSIGIFMAFANYNMIIIALPAIFKGLNFNPTSPDSLGYLIWVILGYMVVTASLVVTFGRISDLKGRARFYTIGFLIFAIASALLASITSTGNLGVLEMIIFRLLQGVGGGLLMVNSTAVLTDYFDRNELGKALGLNQVAGLIGGVAGLIIGGVLSIYNWRYIFVFSAVVGIIGTIWSALTLKDVQKPIRRSIDVVGNTLFALGITILLISVTYGLLPYNNQPLGWGNPWVIAGIVVSIGLISSFVFVERKVKDPMFDLSLFKNKDFSTSNTANMIASLARQGILLMLLVLLQGIWLPLHGVPYCDTPFWAGIYLIPNVLGFAVFGPISGILSDKYGGKILTSIGLTISGIGFLLLTLLPYNFNLYEFFAITFIQGAGMGLFTAPNTADMMASVPINKRGSASGMRAALQNTASAFSVVFYFSILISAMTGSLDSSISSALSSYGIHVNANIPASVVIFSVLLGYDPLSAFSSSLQHSIAVKIDNPQFFVETIAPSFMSSLRLTLYISAGLLFMSALISAFRESGRVGRLGNNTQGEQKAERAITKGS